The genomic stretch atccatgtcagagttcggtgggttatggaaacacgaaaatacccagcatgcttcctccgaaagcggcgtgtggctgcctaaatggcggggtaaaaacggtcatacacgtaaaaacacgagtgtacatgggagtttcagcccacgaacgcagaagaagaagttatcgccacaccaaccctaaatttttcctaccatactgtatttgttatccgagagagaaaaaatccatgttgcagactcaactggaaaaattcccttctccatcatctagtggacagagctcacatgatttcaaacaaatctttttttaaagtcacatactttgtgcgacagtgttagtttactataactgtaatttataaatagcaaattaaaaaatatcacttatcagataatcagctaaatgcctggcagatgaccctcattcaaagtgtgtcgtggctaaaccatgaaactagaaaaacaggttataccacaatataaatctcacactgacagcggacaaaaactgagaaaacacccagtatacatgtaccggtactcacaaaagagttacaagtagcatattatcactatcagtatcactaatAGCATACTATACTGGGCAAATAACAGCAATTTTTACTCACTGGGGGTTTCCTGGCTGGAGTCTTTGGTGTTTCTACTGACTTCTGTAGCACATGGTTGGTTGGCAGACTTCCTGGAATGAGTGCTCGCTTGCCTGTAGGCCcagcaaaaaaacatgcaaagaaaatgttcaaaatgCTGAGTCGAAATTATAAGTTAAATTAACTAAACAGACCTATACATTTAGATCTATTGAAATAGAAACAAGAATTAGTAAAACACACTACTGCAAATCTGTCAAGAATGAACAAGACTGACTCAGTGAccgagtaaaacaacaaaagaaatctaAGTTCTAACCCAGAAGTTTACTAGAAtatattcaaaaacacattaTCACAAGAACAAAGAGTGGTTTTTTCCCCATTACCTAATAATTATAGCTCAGAATTACGCCTTTGTCAATGTATGATTCAGAATACgattgtgttattttttgtctGCGAGCTGTAAAAGTACTAGTTACTACAAGTACTAAGCCTCacactgattgattgatactactAGAGCTTCGTCACTTGAAGCAttacaagcaaaacaacacagcacagacaaTCAGATGAAAGCTTATTTTCGCTATATTACTAGTTTTTTTACGTACCGTATTTGAAGCATGTTTCTTTGAAATGTCGGGAACATCCTCGCATTCTTCGGGTTGAAAAGCTTGTCAGCACGGTTGATTTTGTGGAAGAGCAGCTCTCCATTCGGCATCCGCTTTTCCGTTTGGTATACCATGGAAAGTTATAAGCGTTGAAGATCTTAGTGAGCTCACGCTGCATCCAGGCATACAACAATTTGCACCGGGCATCTTGAAATCATGGTTCACTTCTCTGGCATCATCGAAAAATGGCGAAACGGAAGTGACTTTTTTCGGAATGCAGCTTTCTTCCGGTTGTCAGCACTTACCGCGAGCGCAGCGAGTTGGCGATTGATCCAGTCAATACACAACTATGCGCCGGCATAGACCACTGatctaacaagaaaaatgttcattcaaaatgaacagcgtcgatgcaatgtccaccaaagatttattttgggaagtgttaaaggttagggtcaaaagttaatgaattgcatgttgtgctggatatatatataaatggtttatttcagtcaatgcttgccataattgatcaaacagccacaagaaaaaaaaactttttaattaaaaaatagagcttgtttgaaacaggtagaaaggaagagttgatattgcaatatctgtacgtgggaatgtggtgaaaaagagtgctaaaagtagtaagtcagtctcagatccatttcaaatatttattgcagaaaaacaaaatacaaattacaaaaaaacacagaaccattaccaggtgtcataggaatgtttgaaaacaatagttttaattttacactgtaaatacaggaatcagaattaaacacctcaaactgattggcacatgcataatgaatcacctggaattgcaacagggagatactgaagtaattggaaacaaacatctgaaattgacagagaaacaattgaaaatatagtaccagttgacatgagcgtacaatattttaatggaagtgcaattttagcacgaagcatccgcaggaggatgcactaacaattacatagtgccacaaaa from Littorina saxatilis isolate snail1 linkage group LG16, US_GU_Lsax_2.0, whole genome shotgun sequence encodes the following:
- the LOC138951019 gene encoding uncharacterized protein, whose translation is MQRELTKIFNAYNFPWYTKRKSGCRMESCSSTKSTVLTSFSTRRMRGCSRHFKETCFKYGKRALIPGSLPTNHVLQKSVETPKTPARKPPVSCPPPPAPDPVAYYNFEEIRQDTLQLAAPWCLLENSKEQIQLDLT